A single genomic interval of Pogoniulus pusillus isolate bPogPus1 chromosome 24, bPogPus1.pri, whole genome shotgun sequence harbors:
- the LOC135185884 gene encoding basic proline-rich protein-like: MLPGYTGHPTPVTGSAHTQGHRSATGSPRMSQRGTGNRTRHRPPSSAKESSREPRATTAPRAAARNRRPCRLPRQGPSLGLTARHPAASGPSGPLQLQPPFQPPTACPRPPSPTPPPHACPPLPLSGPAARARPPPQRPLSSHACLLPRQQPPGLPSPPGRRRPSSLPEAPQPLEFPAPSSWLPAPGAAAPGGGGTGGAGRGQPEQPRGLGLPGCRRCAATEGNRR, from the coding sequence ATGCTGCCAGGCTACACAGGGCACCCCACGCCTGTGACCggctctgcacacacacaaggACACCGGAGCGCCACAGGGTCACCGCGCATGTCTCAGCGAGGCACTGGGAACCGGACACGGCACAGGCCTCCTTCTTCGGCCAAAGAGAGCAGCCGGGAGCCCAGGGCTACCACAGCCCCGCGGGCTGCTGCGAGGAACCGCCGGCCCTGTCGCCTGCCTCGGCAGGGGCCGAGCCTCGGCCTCACGGCCCGGCACCCTGCGGCAAGCGGGCCCAGCGGCccgctccagctccagccacccttccagccgccgacagcctgccccaggccgcCAAGCCCCACACCGCCGCCTCACGCCTGCCCGCCGCTTCCCCTCAGCGGCCCAGCGGCTCGGGCACGGCCGCCCCCTCAGCGGCCCCTCAGCAGCCATGCCTGTCTCCTTCCCCGGCAGCAGCCCCCGGGCCTTCCCTCACCGCCGGGCCGCCGCCGGCCATCCTCCCTGCCCGAGGCTCCGCAGCCGCTCGAGTTTCCTGCTCCCTCTTCCTGGTTACCGGCTCCGGGAGCAGCAGCGCCGGGCGGGGGCGGCAccggcggggccgggcgcgGGCAGCCCGAGCAGCCGCGGGGCCTGGGGCTGCCGGGGTGCAGGCGCTGCGCGGCTACCGAGGGAAACCGCCGCTAG